The nucleotide window CCCGGCCAAGTGAGTTTTTACTCATGCGGACCGACTGTTTATGATTATTTTCACATAGGGAATGCGAGACCGTTTATAGTTTTCGATGTATTAAGGCGATGGCTTGAACACGAGGGCTATAAGGTGAAATTTGTGCAGAACTTTACGGACATTGACGACAAAATGATTCACCGTGCCCATAAAGAAAATATAACAGTTCAGGAACTCGCAGAGAGATTCATAAACGAGTATAACAAGGACGCGGACGCATTAGGCATAAAACGCCCTGACGCTGCCCCCCGTGCTACTGAGCATATACAGGAAATAATTAATACTATTTCAAGAATAATAGCGAACGGCCACGCATATGAATCAAACGGGGATGTATATTTTGACGTTAAGAGCTGGCCGAAATACGGGACATTATGCAAGCAAAATCTTGAAGATTTAGAGTCAGGCGCAAGAGTCGAGCCCGGCGAAAAGAAACGCGATCCCTTAGACTTTGCACTATGGAAAGCAGAGAAGCCCGGCGAACCTTCATGGGAGAGTCCCTGGGGGAAGGGCCGACCCGGCTGGCACATAGAATGTTCTGCAATGTCGTCTAAATATTTAGGTGAAAATATTGATATTCATTCGGGCGGTGTTGATTTAATGTTCCCTCATCACGAGAACGAGGCCGCACAGAGTGAAGCCGCCTCAAATTCCGGCCGTCCATTCGTAAATTACTGGCTGCATAATGGATTTTTACTGATTGACAGCGAAAAAATGTCAAAATCTCTAGGGAATTTCATGACAGCAAGGGCAGCACTTGAGAAATATAACCCGCTCGCTTTGAGATTCTTTATGTTGAGTGCCCACTATAGAAGCCCGATAAATTTTACCCCCGAATCACTCGAACAGGCCGAAGCTGGAGTCATGAGGTTAAGAAATTGCCGCAGTGATTTAGATTTTGCCGCTGAAAACAGAGTAAATGAATCAAGTAAATTTGACGTGAAGGAATTTGACGCGAAATTAGAAGATTTACACACAAAATTTGCTGACTCAATGAATGACGATTTTAACACGGCCGCAGCAATGGGAATATTATTTGATGTAGTTCACTTGATTAATACGAGTCTGAAGGAAAATGAGACTCTGCCCGTTGAATTCTATAATCTCGCGAAAAATTATTTACTTGAATACGATAATATTTTAGGAATTATAGGCGACGTAGAGTCAGA belongs to Synergistaceae bacterium and includes:
- the cysS gene encoding cysteine--tRNA ligase; protein product: MSLVLFNDLTRKKEEFIPIKPGQVSFYSCGPTVYDYFHIGNARPFIVFDVLRRWLEHEGYKVKFVQNFTDIDDKMIHRAHKENITVQELAERFINEYNKDADALGIKRPDAAPRATEHIQEIINTISRIIANGHAYESNGDVYFDVKSWPKYGTLCKQNLEDLESGARVEPGEKKRDPLDFALWKAEKPGEPSWESPWGKGRPGWHIECSAMSSKYLGENIDIHSGGVDLMFPHHENEAAQSEAASNSGRPFVNYWLHNGFLLIDSEKMSKSLGNFMTARAALEKYNPLALRFFMLSAHYRSPINFTPESLEQAEAGVMRLRNCRSDLDFAAENRVNESSKFDVKEFDAKLEDLHTKFADSMNDDFNTAAAMGILFDVVHLINTSLKENETLPVEFYNLAKNYLLEYDNILGIIGDVESDPESSEINALIQERTQARKAKNFARSDKIRDLLKSRGIILEDTPQGTKWKREI